The sequence ATCTGATGAAAGCCAGTcatcttcatttttctttgatATCATATGAGACTACAGAAAGTTTATATAAACatgtatatatgtatatatatatctgaagtttatattaaaagaaaaatacatactttccatttttttaGCCTTTTTATATCTCTGTTATTCATTTCATTCGAATActacaaagaaaaaaaaaaaaaatgtctatatgcatatataatatatatatgtataagtATTACATTAGATATATCTGTATTAGTTCTATGTTTTGCAAATTCAAATAtcctttctttttttattatatcttcGGCTAAGTCTCTTGTGCatttttcttcctttttgttttttgGTTCAAtagtatttataaaattattttttaaaccGAAACTTTCGCAATTATACTTTTCAGTAATTTTTTCATCGTTCCCTGaattttcaatatatttagcattttctaaattattttttaaactatTATTTTGTACTTTAATTATTTCACTTATATCTTTAAACTtgtcttttaaattatatcttAACtgatttatttcattttctttcatACCCACAttgaatttatatttttctttaatattttttaaaacataactttcataattttttttatcttcaattttattattatctttttttgttgaattattatttttatttattaaatcttTTAATGTTACTAAATTACTCTCACTCACATCATATTCTTGCATGTTTATAGATTGCTTCGCTTTTTCTCTAATTAAACTATTTATATGTAAATTGTTGTTCGAAATATCTTTACTAGATGAATTATCAGTTTTATCaggattatttttttttttatgtgcaTTATCAATTTTATCAACCTcccttcttttatttatatcatttatactgtcattatcattttttctattatttatattatattttttatcattatcatcttttcttttatttgtattatctATTTTGTCAAgaactttttttcttatatcaTAAAGTTTCTCCAAATCTCCTTTACTTTTATTGTCATCTGCTTTATCAAAATATTCTCctcttttatttctattatttgttttatcaTAATATTCTTCTCTGTTATTTAAATTGTCTATTTTATAAACTtctattcttttatttatattatccaTTTTATCTATATCACCTTTTCTACTGTTTCTATCTTCTATTTTATCAGTATCCTctgttttatttatatcatctatttcatcatcatcttcttttcttttatctaCATCTTCTGTTTGatcattatctttttttcttttatttatgtcATTTATTTCATCACCAACttctttttgtttatttacattttctgttttatcattatctttgtttcttttatttacattttccGTTTTATCAATACCATCTTTTTGcttatttacattttctgCTTTATCATTATCtttgtttcttttatttatattatttatttcattaccAACTTCTtgtttatttacattttcttttttatcattatctttgtttcttttatttatatcgtCTACTTCATCATcatcttttcttttatttatatcatttatttcattaccaacttcttttcttttatttacattttctgTTTTATCATTATCTTTGTTTCTTTTACTTATATCACCTACTTTATCATCATcatcttttcttttattcaCATTTTCTGCTTTATCATTATCtttgtttcttttatttatatcatttatttcatcaccaacttcttttcttttatttacactTTCTGTTTTATCAATACCAtcttttctttcatttttatcatctACATAGTCATcatcttttcttttatctacattttttgttttatcattatctttgtttcttttatttatatcatttatttcattaccaatttcttttcttttatttatattttctgcTTTATCATTATCtttgtttcttttatttatatcatctactttatcttcatcatcttttcttttatttacattttctgCTTTATCATTATCTTTGTTTCTTTTATTCATAACATCTACTTTATAATTATcatcttttcttttatctaCATTTTCTGTTTTatcattatctttatttcttttatttatattatttatttcattaccAACTTCTTTTTGCATATTTACATTTTCCGTTTTATCAATACCAATGTTTCTAACATCTGTATCATCTTTATTATCATAATCatctttccttttttttaaatcatctattttattattaccaccttttttttttcccatatgaattttttcatcatattcTTTActtttatgtatattatctattttttcaatatgTTCATTCCTTTTATATATCATGTTCATCTTACCATCACtacttatatttatattatcactTCTATATATGTCACattcttcatttatataatatattttactagCATCACTTTTTCTCCTATTTGTATCATCAACATTTTGATTGTCctcttttattttgtttatatcatcatttattttatcaacaTTGTTTttgcttttatttaaatcatcatttttattagcaTCTTTTCCTTTGcttatatctattttttcaaaataatcctttcttttatttgtatcttttcttttatttaaatcatcaATTACatcatctatttttttagaattatcttttcttttatttatgttatttgTTTCTCCTACTttgctttttcttttattaacataATGAATGATTTTATCATTAACACTTTTTCTcttatttatgttatatgTTACACTTATGTTACtttctcttttattaacgtcatttattttaacaatatcatctcttcttttatttgtatcaactttattatcattttttcttaCATTTTgaactttattattttcacttttttctttttttgtatcaATGCTTTTACGAatagcatttttttttttatttaaatcataaCTTCcgttttttaattcttcgctttttttaataaaaagttcattgtttatttttaacttATAATCAATTTTTAAATCTTCGCTTTTTTCATTCGAAGTATCATCTTTcttagaaaaataattagaGCTTTCTAATTTTTCGTCTATTTTAAGTAGTTCGTtacttaaataatttttaatcgATTCCTTcgaattattaattttaaattcatttttaaatttattctttACTGTATTTGATTGATTGTCTTTTTGTTTTCCTTTTAATAAATCTTCCTCAATGATAAATATACTTTCACTAGTTctatcatttttaatattcacACATTCTTTGTAATCTTTTTTCTGATCATTTTCAGAAGATTTATTATTCTCATCATTTTTTAAGgtagtatttttattagaattaatatttttattataatttaaatcatttatattttcattattatccTTATTTGAGCATCTATTTCttatttcataatttatattatttacattttcgttattatttaaattttcttgcTTAATATTAaagttaatattattatttttcatataggCATTTTGATTATTACTTAAAATATCTCTGGGATTATTATTGACTATCTTGTCATTATTGAatgtatctttttttttttcattatatccAGATATTTTATCTGTCTTATCAACataatcatttaatttattgaaTTCATAATCATTCTTTAAATTCACTTGTGTGCTTTTCTTACTAGTATTTAaggaattatttttaatgaatttatcatttttattatattctacattattaatttttttttccaaagAATctgttataaatatattttcattacagTTGTGtttagtatttttttgttctttatCAGAATTACCAATTTCTATAAATTCGTTATCGTTTGATTTAtcacatgtatatatatttttaaatttaaaattttcctcttcatatataattttttttagttcttTATCTACTATACCTAATTcctgtttaattttttctaatccttcatttaattttaagtaaatttttattttttttttttctattctgTCATTTTCATCATCAATACTTTCTTcacttttttcataaatttcaTCTTCAAATTCACTTCTATCTTTTAAAATAGgttttatatttgtatatattttactatCAGAAATTTGACCATTGTCTTCATTAATTAGGTCGTCTTTCTTAGAATATCCTTTTttgccttttttttttacatttctaaaaaaatgaatattaagaaaaaaaagaatttccACTTTTTAATGAAATCAAATTACTACTTATAAAATATcaatacatttaaaaaagttaatatatatgtatgaaaaaaatatgaatgtaGTATTATTACctaattaaaaaagtagaaaataagactaataatatatttaaaattataaaagctAAACTTAAATTAATAGAaagtttaattttaaaaaattctaaaattTCAAATGGTTTGTTCATTTTAAAATCGAAGtttttactttatatatagatgtttaaatatataaaaaattaatttttacttaatttttgtaaataacatcttttaaaaataaaagaaaatgcaaaaattaaaaattttcggACAAAGTTTCTGTTTCTacatttcttcattttttttttttttaaataataaaaattaaaagaaaacaataacttattaatatttttttatacgaatttaaaaattttaaaaaaatacaaagaaaaaaggaatttaaatatttaactgttctctttctatttttaaatttaaataggtattattattttctatatataacaGATAAAACTTTTCTAAAAAGGAAACAAAATAgcgaaaaataaaaattgataatattcttataatattaaacttctataagagaaaaaaaaaaaattaaattaaaataatttctttttcctataaaattttaaaattaaacatACTTATATGTCTCTTAAAATACCTAAAATgtctaaaaaaatttttcttttatatttaatttttttataatgtttatactataataaaattatttcttaagttttttatattctaatttttttttctttttagatattttgtttaatactatttgtctttttttttttttttttttccttaattGTATATAAGCATATGctcataatttataaatatgctagaaaaaaaaaaaaatgttcttaaattttttaaaaaatataaattaaattataaataaaacaatgatcataaaaaaatacattattttaaacatcatttatgttttttaaaattttaatcatCTCTCTACAAAAAAAacaaaggaaaaaaaaaaaaattaaactgtAGTTATACCTACATGTATAAAAGTGAAGATAGgacaaaaataattaaaattttaatataaaaataattaagtcttcattaaaaacattttaaaggaaaagaatattttgagaataaaaaaaaaattacattattcatatatacaaagaattttattttttaaaaaaataagtctttttatattattttaaaagtatacttttttctttgttttcttttttaaatattctgaCACTTCTATCAATTCATTATTctcattttttatgtaattgaCTACATATATAGGTTTTCTCTTcttgatatttttattttctacacttatttttttattggaataatttaatgaatttaaatctttacctatattaaaaaattggtGTAATTCTTTTTCTGATTTCtttatatctatatttttatcaattaaatgattatttttcttatttaatttataattttttatattttcttgatTTTTTTCAAGTTGTAATATTaccttttttatatcattaatattttttattgctTCATGATTATTAATATGCCCTATGTTTCCattaatatcatttattttgtctttaatatttcttaaataatcttttattttttcatctctatcatttattaaattcttCATGTCAGTATACATATGAGAGAActttattatcatttcttCATGTAAAATAGAAAACATGTCTTTTTCATCCATTTTAAAACAGAGTTTTtcttttacaattttttccAGTATCATATtagttatattttcattatttctgTCTAATAAGTCATTAGctgttttatttatattttcattatttttcttatttatatcatcaattattttttttatattttggtagtttttattatttaaaccATCAATTATcttatttacattttcattatttttgttacttATATTATCCATTATcttattcatattttcatttattttatctgaaatttttttttcagtatTTTCATCAATTTTAGTCACTACGttatttattcttaaaatataatcactcaaattttttacaattaattcatttatatttattaatgtaCTAGTATTACTTTCAAGAACATCattcacttttttttgaaatgttGAAAATTTATTGACTATAATATCACTTAAATCTTTGCTAcctattttaaaatttttcatcAATTTCATCTCTTTTTGTAGATTATTTgtaaaattgttttttattaatatgcttaaattttcattagaaTTCTTTATAagcatttcatttttaatatcatttttttctatttctttatttaaatttaattttatattttcatgcaacttattaatatttttttctattttttcattcaAATTTAAGTTAATGTGTttgtaatttatattaattgtttctattatttcttcttttaattttcctTGAATGTCTTGATTTCTTGTATcaacttttttttcaattttctCATTTAAACTGGtatcaaaatttttacttaagTCATGCatactattttttaattcttctttaATTGTTTTACTAATATTTTCGTGTACTGTATCTATTTTGCTTTTTAActcttcttttaaattttcattaagaACTTTCTTAATTGAAtcaatatcattttttatttcattgcaaaggtttttttttatactatcTTTTGTTTCGTCCAgcactttttttatttcattattcgAGTTGAGATTTATATTTtcgtatatttttttaagtttgTTTTCTATTTGCTCATTTAAACTTCCATCAGTATTCTTGTGTAttatatcaatatttttttctattgtaCTAATGCTACTTTTTAGTTCTTCATTTAAGTTTTCATTAACGtttttgtatattattttaatatttttttcaatttgatcatttaaattttcatctatatttctatttagaatatcaatatttttttttaattctttatttatattttcgtttattttattattcaaaaaatcAACATTTTTAACAACTTCCTTATTTATGTTCTCATTTACCttactatttatattattacgAACTATgtctatttttctttttaattcttcatttatatttttaagtaaattatcttgaatattattaatattttctattaacTGAGTGTTTAATTTACTATCTACGTTTtcatttacttttatataaattttgtcTATATTGTTTTCTATTtccttatttatattttcattcacactattacttaaaaaatcaacattttttgttatttcttcatttatatttttatgaacaTTGTCCTTTACACTACTATAAACTAtgtctatatttttttttatttcattattaatactttcatttattttatcataaatataattgctatttaaatcattaacATTTTTCTCTATAATatgatataatttattttcaacAAAATTCATAATGTTTTTTTCAATAGCATGTTGAACTTTAGTATCGATATTTGTAGATAAATGACTGtcaattgtattttttataatcgTTGGAATATCTTTTTGAATAAGATACTTCAGTTTTAAAAGatcattgttattattaatacCATTTAATGATCCATTTTCacttcttttatataatgatTCATTGTTTATTTCCTTTTGATTTTTATGATAATTGCTATATATACTTTCATCTTTAGGTAtaatctttttatttctcGATATTAAATCATTGTACTCTTCATTTtcaatatcattttttttaatgtcagcataatcataatttaatactgtcttattatttattatgcTATCATTATACATAGAACTATTTAAATATTgggtatttttataatttttaagaatttctccattttcctttttttgttttttgttGTTTCTCGTTTCTAATATTTCCGATATATTACTGTTTCTAAAATGATTCCCATTTAAATTATgctcatttttatttttaatgtctTTAAGGTATGATGATTTTTCTGTTAGTTCATTATTTGCATTATCTAAAAAGTCTAacccttttcttttttttacattcatattatttaatgtgccaaaaaaatcattttcttcttctttattGTTGTATGCTTTTAACATATTAAAAGTTGTCATGTTTCTATTACAgtaacttttttcttttattatattttcataattttcatttgatAATTTCGTTTTGTTATATGTATTTGTATTATTGAAATGAAAAGACTTATTCGGATAATTGTTTGataaatcttttttaattttatctgtTGTATTAATATAACTGGTCTTCATTTCACTtcttttcattaaatatcTTGTGCATTCATCcttattatatttacttaAGTTTTCCTtgcaatttttatttttcatttctgaaaaaatatttccattattatataaaaaattattactcTTTTTTAGTGTttcaatttcattatttactTGTTTACTTAAAGCACCACCACATGTATGATTTTCTTTTGTATCTTTTTCTATCCACattctattttattagtttttttttatttttttgatattattttttaaattgacAAAGTTAggatataatataaaatatttttttattacaatattttttttttttttagtgttGTATAacttatttcaaaaaaaattttaatatatttaattcttcattattGTTAACTTGATTTATTTCTTGTCTATATGCATTTGttgtaatttatattttttttcttcacttttaaattaatatattctataaaaagaaataatatatgtaatttgacaaaaataaaaaaaaaaaaaaaagaaaaaaaattaggtttttttctttttatttttttaaataaaaataatttaaaaaaaaagaaaattttaataaaaagtacaaaaaattttaatctacaaaaaaaattaaaatctataaaaaaagttatacaaaaaaattataatctATAAAAACAGAACacagaattaaataaaattatgtcTAATTACAAAACTAAAttataaaacataaataaaaattaatttacaaaatatgttacaaaaaaaaaaaaaaaaaaaaaacaaaaatgtcGTAAATCGATATAgtgtaaaaaaattgaagccAAAAATAGAagtatataactttttttagtGAAAAactatacataaaaatagtCCTTAAGAAAgtagatatttttttctttatttcttcaATGAAACAAGAGAAAATAAACGAAAAAATAaacgaaaaaataaatataaatataatgtaatagaatatattaagtaaattgaaaaataattagATGCCCGAGACAACTTTACAAAAatcaaaattaatttttttaaatgtaatttacaagaaaaaaaattctttatattttaatagaaaataattaaattttttaaaagttattaataatattttatcttaatttattttatttttttactaataATAGAGTAACATCATAAATCTAATAAATTTgtgtatatacatatttttaaataaatagatATCATTTTATTAgtacttttttatatttttttacttccTATACAcacaattattttattaaaaaaaaaaaaaaattaggaaTATAAAtgcaaatattttatttcatccaTATCaccttttaatattttttttgataataaatTTCTTTCAAACAAATTTaagaactaaaaaaaaaaggaaatttgttttaatataataatagcaTAACATTATTAACTTTAATATTATCAACataaacataaataattCAGTCTGATAGTATCTTGGAATTAAAGAGGCTcgtattaatttttttttttttaatttatttataattatttacaaaattttcattttattatattttcttttttttctgattATGAAAAGTATTTTTCGATtatcttaaatattttatttctcaaaattataataatttaattttaaagaagtataatgaaattttagaataaaaaaataaaagtttagAGAATTAttgtaatatttaatataatgaaattaacatataaaaaatgatatcatatatatataaaaaaagatacatttttttctaatatttctaacaaaatttttatattccttcatcaatttttttttttattttaataaaataataaaatgtttaTATTTGGCTATACTTAAATTGTCTTCTggattttattaatttttttttctttttagtgAGAAGTTCGAAATAATGtatttaaacaaaataaaaatattttatgtattcACTTAAACtaatttgaataaaaaaaaaaaatagaagaaaaaatttacataaaaagagagaatataaaaattgaaaataataaagtgaTGTTTAtacataacaaaaaaaattcagaCGATTGTATTTTTTGTCGTATTACAGGAACCTTAATATTCGGAAGTGTATCttcttattcttttttaaaatttttacaagcagaaaaaaaaagtggtgataaaaaattttttggtTTTATATCTCTTTGTTTTAGCTTTTTAGCTTTATATAGAGCAATAACTCCAGCGAAAtctcttttaaataaagtagatgaaaatgttaaataataaaagtgaaAGTATGAGTTTCAAAGAATCAATAAATaacaatgaaaataatatgagTGAGCATTTGAACAATTTTTGTAAATCCTTTAATAATTCAGCAATATCATTGgaaactaataaaaaaactattCCACTTAACATCAACGATGCTCTTAATTCCGAATCAAAAGGAGAAAACTTAGAAAATTACGTTGAAAACATGCTTAacgaattaaaaaataaaatgcaaAATCTATCAAATAACTTATTAAGTAAAGTAGATAACATGGAAAAATCTTTAGAAGACTTAGAAAATGTAATGATTGATTTTACAAATAAGAGTAAcgattaaattatttaaaaatttttaaatttcttataattttttttttttttttcattaaatttcaACGAAGAATAAAAGCTTTTTTCAGCACTTATATGtttactaaaaatatttatttgttatttaaaatttttttttttttaatttttttaaaagtgtGTGGATAGTATTGTATaatgtattaataaaatgaaaaaaaaaaattttaaacctttatttttttattgtaaaaaaaaaaaaataaagtatataGTTTTTAACATACTTCAATATTGTTTTTACATTTCTAAGAATTtcaacaaaaattaaaataacaaaacgttaattatataaaagtaaaatatagaaaataaaattttaaattaaaaaagttacatttttatttatttcattaaaaaataatatactaaataattttaactgtaaaaaaataattttttttttttttttcgagTATTTCCTCAATTGATAGTAATTAGtgtgtatatatatctttataaatatatacttttgtgcctttttttttttttttttttttttttggtttattatttaaatatactatttttatgattcttctattctctttttaaaaattaaagcaTAAATATTaagtatgtatatatatatatatatatattatttcattaagtttaataaaattttaaaaatattattacataaaaatatattgtcaataaaaaaaatatgtattgtATATGTAAtatcattttatattttatttttttcatttaaatttttaaaattttgataTTTATGTTTGAAGAATAAAATTTTGCTAttgattatataattttcctCCGTCtttgataatatttttaatgaacaacaaacattaaaaaataaaaaaaaatacaatatttgaaagaataaaaaaagacaatttctttataaattattgagcattatttttttgaaaaatatattaataattctaaaatttttcattattattttattataaaattatttttttttttttttttgtaataattatgaataaacgtatatttaCTTTAAGAGATGATACAAGATCAAAAGAAGCTCATGAATTTGTTCGTAAAAATGGGTTTACACTACCACTACAAATTTTTCAATTGAtgtcttttttaatttatgtaataataattgcattaattattttaattacagCATTTAATACAGATaccatttatatatttttttatatattttttggtGTTCTAATAATTACAATTTTTGTATTATCTTACGTtgtaacaaaaataaatccAATTGATCCCTTgtcatttaaatatataaataataaaataaatgacgAAGAGGTTAAGAATTTATATCATTGTGATATATGTGGATTTGTAGAAGCCAAAAGTAAGCATTGTAAAGTATGCAACAAATGTGTTTCCGTTTTTGATCATCATTGTATGTGGGTTAATAATTgtataggaaaaaaaaattataagtaaaaaaaaaatatatatatatttagaaaattgAACAATTGTTAaccattttctttttttaatgatgAATATACACttacaaataattatatttttatgtaattaaaaaaaaatttaattataaaaagttaataagaaattttttttttataatttagatATTTCGTAGGACTATTAACAGTTTTAacaatttttaattgtttcGTTTTTGTGTTttgtataatttattttattaattctctaaaatatgattttataaaagaCAGATGGAAAAatgtaacaaaaaaaaattctaaaaaagaaattctaaaaaaaaaattcctttcatatttttttttttttttttttttagtctTATGGATCCTATaatgatatattattttatattttattatgctcactttttatattaaatggaacagtttttattttagtgATACAACTTTTTGgattacatatttttttaatttcaaaaaagATGACAACCTATGAATATATCCTTAATAGAGCTCATCAAGTAACAAAGaaaatttacatttaaatatatatacatatatatatttttatttatatgtatatttatatatatgtatttatatacattcataatttaaatatattcttttttagtctgaaagaaaagaaaagaagacagttaaaacattttttga comes from Plasmodium relictum strain SGS1 genome assembly, chromosome: 9 and encodes:
- the HSBP gene encoding heat shock factor-binding protein 1, putative, with the protein product MSFKESINNNENNMSEHLNNFCKSFNNSAISLETNKKTIPLNINDALNSESKGENLENYVENMLNELKNKMQNLSNNLLSKVDNMEKSLEDLENVMIDFTNKSND
- the DHHC3 gene encoding palmitoyltransferase, putative; this encodes MNKRIFTLRDDTRSKEAHEFVRKNGFTLPLQIFQLMSFLIYVIIIALIILITAFNTDTIYIFFYIFFGVLIITIFVLSYVVTKINPIDPLSFKYINNKINDEEVKNLYHCDICGFVEAKSKHCKVCNKCVSVFDHHCMWVNNCIGKKNYKYFVGLLTVLTIFNCFVFVFCIIYFINSLKYDFIKDRWKNSYGSYNDILFYILLCSLFILNGTVFILVIQLFGLHIFLISKKMTTYEYILNRAHQSERKEKKTVKTFFEWIIIDKKRLKRSKNKNQDIENQEIERDMTIKN